Proteins found in one Cyprinus carpio isolate SPL01 chromosome B10, ASM1834038v1, whole genome shotgun sequence genomic segment:
- the LOC109098176 gene encoding zona pellucida-like domain-containing protein 1: protein MIQGSRSANNRKDILLNIFLFLLATKFDKSFQLPLSDCGSEYRRPEYRDISVDCGTEYINLAIKFCPVVYTGYNESELILNNIMNNPECHATLDTTVLPPVARFSFPINSTNACGSNFVTTRSVGTGVFSDFSNIETVNISGIIRSKDITTGTVTYNAELKYYYSCAYPLEYLINNTRMDVSGSSIAVKDNNGSLISTLNLRLFSDINYTQPLVMPPLGLELRTNVFVQVEATNLTSQYFLLLDRCFASISTIPTTRSNFNLFMPCSGDRLTKMLVNGEMQTARFSFPAFRFTEQQNQTVSTYYLHCITRLCEISTCSAFRQCGKRKRRDVVPLTTTPSPNGVTETRTITSPAIIIRADNVVATKEEEVTISMKPPSDSSVGIGVAVGILAFACILIVGMGAVFYKKYWHNAPSEMPR, encoded by the exons ATGATCCAAG GTTCGCGTTCAGCAAACAACAGGAAAGATATTCTCCTCAACATTTTCCTCTTCCTCCTAGCTACAAAATTCGATAAAAGCTTTCAGTTACCACTGAGCGACTGCGGCTCAGAGTACAGACGTCCAG AGTACAGAGACATCTCTGTAGACTGTGGAACGGAGTACATCAATCTGGCTATCAAATTCTGTCCTGTCGTGTACACCGGCTACAACGAATCAGAGTTAATTCTCAACAACATCATGAATAACCCAGAGTGCCATGCAACCCTCGATACTACCGTTTTACCTCCCGTAGCCCGATTTAGCTTCCCGATTAACTCAACCAATGCCTGTGGCAGCAACTTTGTT ACAACAAGGAGCGTAGGGACAGGCGTATTCTCAGACTTCTCCAACATCGAGACGGTCAACATCAGTGGAATTATACGATCGAAAGACATCACAACAGGCACTGTGACGTATAACGCTGAGCTGAAGTACTACTACTCGTGCGCCTATCCTTTGGAGTACCTGATCAACAACACTCGGATGGATGT GTCGGGTTCCTCGATTGCAGTAAAAGACAACAATGGCAGTTTAATCAGCACTCTGAATCTTAGACTCTTCAGT GACATAAACTACACCCAGCCTCTTGTTATGCCTCCCCTCGGTCTTGAGCTGAGGACTAATGTGTTTGTGCAAGTGGAGGCCACCAACTTGACCTCCCA GTACTTTTTGCTGCTGGACAGATGCTTTGCCTCCATTTCCACCATCCCCACCACCAGGAGCAACTTCAACCTCTTTATGCC TTGCAGCGGTGATCGGCTCACTAAAATGCTGGTGAATGGGGAGATGCAAACTGCTCGGTTCTCGTTTCCGGCCTTCCGCTTCACAGAGCAGCAGAACCAGACAGTATCAACATACTATCTGCACTGTATTACAAGACTCTGTGAAATATCAACCTGCAGTGCATTTAGG CAATGTGGCAAACGAAAAAGGAGAGACGTTGTGCCTTTGACCACCACTCCTTCTCCAAATGGAGTCACAGAAACCAGAACCATCACATCACCAGCCATCATCATACGTGCAGATAATG tggTTGCAACAAAAGAGGAAG AAGTCACAATCAGCATGAAACCACCTTCAGACTCCTCTGTGGGTATTGGCGTGGCTGTGGGCATCCTGGCATTTGCCTGCATCTTGATTGTAGGAATGGGAGCAGTTTTCTACAAGAAATACTGGCACAACGCACCTTCAGAAATGCCCCGGTGA